A window of Ardenticatena maritima contains these coding sequences:
- the aroB gene encoding 3-dehydroquinate synthase: MPNETPIVITGFMGTGKSTVAPLVAQRLNRPFIDLDALIEQQTGRTIADMFTEEGEAAFRRAEQAALRHVLNTPNIVVATGGGALLAPSARRFATQRAIVIELRARPETILARLGADTGRPLLDGDQWHMRVQDLYRERCAAYARLPYHVETDDRTPHEIADAVIALLASASPAPPPEVRRVPVQSPTGAYTILIGDDATADMRTALPDIERVQRVAIITDEHVAPLHAAAVRAEWLAGKIPADVYTIPAGEQAKTLDTVATLYERLLHDGHDRHTLIVTLGGGVVGDLGGFVAATYMRGVPFVQVPTSLLAMVDASVGGKVGVDHAGAKNIVGAFKQPALVVADTAFLATLPPREIRNGLAEVVKHALIADPELLEWLEAGEWAWPALVERAVRVKVNIVEQDPFEHGVRAWLNLGHTFGHALETVSGFELAHGEAVAVGLVLAARLAARLGMASEALEPRLVRLLKRLGLPTAYPADPEAVWEAMQFDKKKRGKRLRFILPRDVGQVEIVSDVPREMVLEVLRGA, encoded by the coding sequence ATGCCGAATGAAACGCCCATCGTCATCACGGGTTTCATGGGCACAGGCAAAAGCACCGTCGCGCCGCTCGTCGCCCAACGCCTGAACCGCCCCTTCATTGACCTTGACGCCCTCATCGAACAACAAACCGGACGCACCATTGCCGATATGTTCACCGAAGAAGGCGAAGCCGCCTTCCGCCGAGCGGAACAAGCCGCCTTGCGGCATGTGCTGAACACCCCGAACATCGTCGTTGCCACCGGGGGCGGCGCATTGCTCGCGCCCAGCGCCCGCCGTTTCGCCACCCAACGCGCCATCGTCATCGAACTGCGCGCGCGCCCCGAAACCATTCTCGCGCGCCTGGGCGCCGACACCGGACGCCCCCTGCTTGACGGCGACCAGTGGCACATGCGCGTCCAGGATCTGTACCGCGAACGCTGCGCCGCCTATGCCCGCCTGCCCTACCACGTCGAAACGGACGACCGCACGCCGCACGAAATCGCCGACGCCGTCATCGCCCTGCTCGCTTCGGCGTCGCCTGCGCCGCCGCCTGAGGTGCGCCGCGTGCCTGTTCAATCCCCCACAGGCGCGTACACCATCCTCATCGGCGACGACGCCACCGCCGACATGCGCACCGCCCTGCCCGACATCGAGCGCGTCCAGCGTGTCGCCATCATCACCGATGAACATGTAGCGCCCCTGCACGCCGCCGCCGTCCGCGCCGAATGGCTGGCGGGTAAGATTCCCGCCGACGTGTACACCATTCCAGCGGGGGAACAAGCCAAAACCCTCGATACGGTCGCGACGCTGTACGAACGCCTTCTGCACGATGGGCACGACCGCCACACGCTCATCGTCACGTTGGGCGGGGGCGTGGTAGGCGATTTGGGCGGCTTTGTGGCGGCAACCTACATGCGCGGCGTGCCGTTCGTGCAAGTGCCCACCTCGCTGCTGGCCATGGTGGACGCCAGCGTGGGGGGAAAAGTGGGGGTTGACCATGCCGGCGCCAAGAACATTGTGGGGGCGTTCAAGCAACCCGCGCTGGTGGTCGCCGATACCGCCTTCCTCGCCACCCTGCCCCCGCGCGAAATCCGCAACGGGCTGGCCGAAGTGGTCAAGCACGCCCTCATCGCCGACCCCGAACTGCTGGAATGGCTGGAAGCGGGAGAATGGGCGTGGCCTGCCCTGGTGGAGCGGGCGGTGCGCGTCAAGGTGAACATCGTCGAACAAGACCCCTTCGAGCACGGCGTGCGCGCCTGGCTCAACCTGGGGCACACGTTCGGGCATGCGCTGGAAACCGTCAGTGGGTTTGAATTGGCGCATGGCGAAGCCGTTGCGGTGGGGCTGGTGCTGGCGGCGCGGCTAGCGGCGCGGCTGGGCATGGCGTCCGAAGCGCTGGAACCGCGACTGGTGCGCTTGCTGAAACGCCTGGGGCTGCCCACCGCCTACCCCGCCGACCCTGAGGCTGTGTGGGAGGCCATGCAGTTCGACAAGAAGAAGCGAGGCAAGCGCCTGCGGTTCATCCTGCCGCGTGATGTGGGGCAAGTGGAAATTGTGAGCGATGTTCCGCGTGAGATGGTGCTGGAGGTGTTGCGTGGCGCGTGA
- the mobA gene encoding molybdenum cofactor guanylyltransferase, whose protein sequence is MARETLSAAVMAGGQSRRMGRDKTLLRLHGEPLIARTVRRLHTLTDDVLVVTNEPHKYAALHLNARFVQDVGGPGQGPLAGIAAALQAAHTERVAVVAADMPFLNTALLRFLADYAPNADVVVPVIEAGRPETLHAIYGRGALPAILQALREGRRRIVAFFEDVNVAYVPADALRPLDPDLRSFLNANTPEEWARVLALAQADDETMG, encoded by the coding sequence GTGGCGCGTGAAACACTTTCGGCGGCGGTCATGGCGGGGGGGCAAAGCCGCCGCATGGGGCGCGACAAAACGCTCCTGCGCCTGCACGGCGAACCCCTCATTGCGCGCACTGTGCGCCGCCTGCACACCCTCACCGACGATGTGCTGGTGGTGACGAACGAACCGCACAAGTACGCCGCGCTTCACCTGAACGCGCGTTTTGTGCAAGACGTGGGCGGACCGGGGCAAGGACCGTTGGCGGGCATCGCCGCCGCATTGCAAGCCGCCCACACCGAGCGTGTCGCCGTCGTCGCCGCCGATATGCCCTTTCTGAACACGGCGCTCTTGCGCTTCCTCGCCGACTACGCCCCCAACGCGGACGTTGTCGTGCCCGTCATCGAAGCCGGACGCCCCGAAACACTGCACGCCATCTATGGGCGCGGGGCACTCCCCGCCATCTTGCAGGCGTTGCGCGAGGGGCGGCGGCGCATTGTCGCTTTCTTTGAAGACGTGAACGTTGCCTACGTCCCCGCCGACGCCCTCCGCCCCCTCGACCCCGACCTGCGCAGTTTCCTCAACGCCAACACGCCCGAAGAGTGGGCGCGTGTGCTGGCGCTCGCCCAAGCGGATGATGAGACGATGGGGTAG
- a CDS encoding PPOX class F420-dependent oxidoreductase produces MSRLPAEYADLFADETKALGFLATVMDDGTPQVTPVWFDTEGDVIRVNTAVGRVKERNLRARPYAAIAIVDPQNPYRYVQIRGPVTLSEEGADEHIDRLAQKYLGQERYPWRAGETRIIARITPEHVQTMG; encoded by the coding sequence ATGTCACGCTTGCCTGCTGAATACGCCGATTTGTTTGCAGATGAGACCAAAGCATTGGGATTTTTGGCGACCGTCATGGACGACGGCACGCCGCAGGTGACGCCTGTCTGGTTTGATACGGAAGGCGATGTGATTCGTGTCAACACTGCGGTGGGGCGTGTGAAAGAACGCAATTTGCGCGCCCGCCCCTATGCCGCCATTGCGATTGTTGACCCGCAGAATCCGTACCGCTACGTGCAAATCCGTGGTCCGGTGACGCTGAGCGAGGAGGGCGCGGATGAGCACATTGACCGCCTTGCCCAGAAGTACCTGGGGCAGGAGCGGTATCCATGGCGTGCCGGCGAGACGCGCATTATCGCCCGCATTACGCCGGAGCATGTGCAGACGATGGGGTAA
- a CDS encoding PQQ-dependent sugar dehydrogenase — MKTASLFLALLALLLTFHLLDANTSSHATPNTALTLTEVASGFWRVSDIAATGVATDTRLFVVEQAGRIHIVENGSVRTPPFLDISALVESGGNEQGLLGLVFDPDYAQNRFFYVNYTATPDGRTVVARYQTRPDDPNQADPNSAVEVLSQEQPNQWHNAGDLAFGPDGYLYIPLGDGGGVGDPFDNAQDLSTLLGAVLRLDVRTLPYAIPPDNPFAQDGDPNTRDEIWAYGLRNPWRFSFDRATGDLYIADVGQNEWEEINRQPANSSGGENYGWDCYEGAHPYGNAAASCAGTPVEALTFPILEYAHTPGGVWQHCAVISGFVYRGAALPYLNGAYFFADYCSGALWMATPNGATWRMEELSRELNNPTTFGEDNAGELYIAERGGRILRLEGPPATWHFVPLVHR, encoded by the coding sequence ATGAAAACGGCATCTCTTTTTCTCGCCCTCCTCGCCCTCCTGCTCACATTCCACCTGCTTGACGCGAATACGAGCAGCCACGCCACCCCCAACACCGCGTTGACCCTGACAGAAGTTGCCAGCGGCTTTTGGCGCGTCAGCGATATTGCCGCCACCGGGGTCGCCACAGATACACGCCTGTTCGTCGTGGAGCAAGCGGGGCGCATCCACATCGTCGAAAACGGCAGTGTGCGCACACCCCCATTCCTCGACATCAGCGCCCTGGTGGAATCCGGCGGCAACGAGCAAGGGTTGTTGGGGCTTGTCTTCGACCCCGACTACGCGCAAAACCGCTTCTTCTACGTCAACTACACCGCCACCCCGGACGGGCGCACTGTTGTGGCACGCTACCAAACCCGCCCCGACGACCCCAACCAGGCTGATCCGAACAGCGCCGTCGAAGTCCTCTCACAAGAGCAACCGAACCAGTGGCACAACGCCGGCGACCTCGCCTTCGGACCTGATGGGTACTTGTACATCCCGCTCGGCGACGGGGGCGGTGTAGGCGACCCATTCGACAACGCCCAAGACCTGAGCACCTTGCTGGGGGCGGTGCTGCGTCTCGACGTGCGGACGCTCCCCTACGCCATTCCCCCCGACAACCCCTTCGCCCAGGACGGCGACCCCAACACGCGCGATGAAATTTGGGCGTATGGATTGCGCAACCCGTGGCGGTTCAGTTTCGACCGCGCGACGGGCGACCTCTACATTGCCGACGTGGGGCAAAATGAATGGGAAGAAATCAACCGCCAGCCAGCCAACAGTTCAGGGGGCGAAAATTACGGGTGGGATTGCTACGAGGGCGCTCATCCCTATGGCAATGCCGCCGCCTCATGCGCCGGCACACCGGTTGAAGCACTCACATTCCCCATTCTGGAATACGCGCATACGCCCGGCGGCGTATGGCAACATTGCGCCGTCATCAGCGGTTTTGTGTATCGGGGTGCAGCGTTGCCCTACCTCAACGGCGCATACTTTTTTGCCGACTATTGCAGTGGGGCGCTCTGGATGGCGACGCCTAACGGCGCAACATGGCGCATGGAGGAACTTTCGCGCGAGTTGAACAACCCCACCACCTTTGGAGAAGACAACGCGGGCGAACTCTACATCGCGGAGCGGGGTGGGCGCATTCTGCGGCTGGAAGGTCCCCCGGCGACATGGCACTTTGTGCCGCTGGTGCATCGCTAA
- a CDS encoding coiled-coil domain-containing protein — MATVNQSLPQTASRSFGARLLGAVWRLFKLVFALLLGVLLGVALWFLGLFFVQSVVIPIQENSRAIAALEQTLETEREATTQALAERDARIAELEQALATERNRVAALQAELEATNADLADLAAAQRTTADTVATLQRDLARVRTTLDETRETVAALETATADLDAALQTLSAQLDALALDVNAMSSDIADLQLAVLAPTGRLAQVETRVATLQAAATLMNAQREVQARNFGNARTYLALAVEDLTALRDAATDETRRATLDNVLARLAALEPTLDADPLAAEAELLAVWRTLMRLP; from the coding sequence ATGGCAACTGTGAACCAATCACTTCCGCAGACCGCCTCGCGTTCATTTGGGGCGCGTCTGCTGGGTGCGGTGTGGCGGCTTTTCAAACTGGTGTTCGCCCTGCTGTTGGGCGTGCTGTTGGGGGTGGCGCTCTGGTTTTTGGGGCTGTTCTTCGTTCAGAGCGTTGTCATTCCCATTCAGGAAAACAGCCGCGCGATTGCCGCACTCGAACAGACCCTGGAAACCGAACGCGAAGCCACCACGCAAGCCCTGGCTGAACGCGATGCCCGCATTGCTGAATTGGAGCAGGCGCTGGCGACGGAACGCAACCGCGTCGCGGCGCTGCAAGCCGAATTGGAAGCCACCAACGCCGACCTTGCCGACCTTGCCGCCGCCCAACGCACGACCGCCGACACGGTTGCCACCTTGCAACGCGACCTAGCGCGTGTGCGCACCACGCTGGACGAAACGCGCGAAACCGTTGCCGCGCTTGAAACCGCCACCGCCGACCTGGACGCGGCTTTGCAAACGCTCAGCGCGCAACTCGATGCGCTCGCGCTGGATGTGAACGCGATGAGCAGTGATATCGCCGATTTGCAACTGGCGGTTCTTGCGCCCACGGGACGCCTGGCGCAGGTGGAAACCCGTGTGGCAACGTTGCAAGCGGCGGCCACGCTGATGAACGCGCAACGTGAGGTGCAGGCGCGCAATTTCGGCAACGCGCGCACCTATCTCGCTTTGGCGGTTGAAGACCTGACCGCCCTGCGCGATGCCGCCACCGATGAGACACGCCGCGCCACGCTGGACAACGTGCTCGCGCGGCTTGCCGCACTCGAACCAACGCTCGACGCCGACCCGCTCGCCGCGGAAGCCGAATTGCTGGCGGTCTGGCGCACACTCATGCGACTCCCTTGA